The following nucleotide sequence is from Coprothermobacter sp..
TCGCTGTTGTGCAGCTGTCACGTGCCACGTATCGCAAGATGCTGCAGAACCTCGCCTGGGCCACAGGGTACAACGTCGTCGCGATCCCGCTGGCGGCAGGGGTGCTTGCCGGGGTCGGCTTCATCATGAGCCCAGCCGTCGGCGCCGTCTTCATGTCCTTGTCCACCATCATCGTCGCCATCAACGCACGCCTGCTCAAAGCGCCACGAACGTAGATGCTGCACCCAGAAGCGTGCACGCGGGCAGACTGACCGCCGACTGGCACGGGACCCTGGCAGAAACCCCCGGCCGTGAGGCCGGGGGTTCGTCAAACGGAGAGCGTGCGTCGTTCAACGGAGGCCGGCCTCACGATGTTTGGCCGCAATAGTCTCGGCCAGCGCATCGATCGCCTGCATGTCAGCAGCACGAGGATCGCCTTTGGCAAGGACGGGTGTGAGGACTTCGGCCTTCAGCGGCGCGATGAGTCCCCCAAGGACGTCGACGATGCGTTGGCCCCACCCATATGACCCGACAATGGACACGAATTGTGTCTTGGGACGAAGAGCTCCAGCCAGATACGCAATCTCGATCGTCTTGGGATGCGGACCGGTCAGCACGGCAGGAGTTCCGATGACGATAGTCGCGGCGTCCACAAGGGACATAGCGATCTCGCCCAGGTCGGAAATCGTCAGGTCGAACCGCTCGACACCGACGCCTCGGTCGGCCAGAGCGGCCGTAAGGCGATCAACCATCTTCAGTGTGCTCCCATGCATGGAGACAAAGGGGATGACGACCTTGTTGTGAGGAGGGCCGCCTGCCCACTCGCGGTAAGCGTCCATGATGAACGCCGGGTCCTTGTAAACAGGACCATGGCTGGGGCAGATCATATCGATCTGTGTGCCCGCAAGCTTGTCCAGGTTCTTGATGATGAAACTGCGGAACGGCATCATGATCTCGGCATAGTAGCGCTTGGCGCCGTGCATGACGACGTTGTTCTCGGCGAACATGTCCGACTGCGCCCGGTGCGAGCCAAAGAAGTCACATGAAAACAAGACGTGGTCTTCCTCGACATACGTGCCCATCGTCTCGGGCCA
It contains:
- a CDS encoding MBL fold hydrolase; the encoded protein is MGAVDWDRRLFDSLIPLPEGTSYNAYLVRGSEKTALLDTVDPTKLDVLMAQLDAVDHLDYLIAHHAEQDHSGSIPAILARYPEAVLVTNPKAKELLQELLDIPSGRFRTVADGETLSLGNKTLRFIYLPWVHWPETMGTYVEEDHVLFSCDFFGSHRAQSDMFAENNVVMHGAKRYYAEIMMPFRSFIIKNLDKLAGTQIDMICPSHGPVYKDPAFIMDAYREWAGGPPHNKVVIPFVSMHGSTLKMVDRLTAALADRGVGVERFDLTISDLGEIAMSLVDAATIVIGTPAVLTGPHPKTIEIAYLAGALRPKTQFVSIVGSYGWGQRIVDVLGGLIAPLKAEVLTPVLAKGDPRAADMQAIDALAETIAAKHREAGLR